Sequence from the Parus major isolate Abel chromosome 1, Parus_major1.1, whole genome shotgun sequence genome:
AACATCAGTATTTAAGACAAATGTGTTTAAACATCCTCCTCAGTCTACAACAGCACAGTGATCTCAATTTCTTGAACATGTTTAAGTGCCAAAATGAAGCAAGAGCTGTTCTCAGGAAGTCAgaggcacacacagagcccaacacactttcctttcaaaaacaCGGCTTCTGAAAAGAATTTCAACTTGTGGCAGAAAATTCTTCCTTGGTTTTTGTAACAACCCATGAACAATGTTATTACTATAAATACTAAATGAGAAGAAGTTGCTCACATCATCAGTGTAGAGCCATTTCATATAGTACCAGTATTAATAACAGACCTCATCATAAAACTGAGCAAAACCTTGaagtagtgaaaaaaaatcccgTATTTCAATGTATAGAGTCTCattatttctctccatttctctttctAATATAGCTGGAAAGTCAGCTGATCCAGGATATACAAATTTCATGCTAGAACTGTATGCTAAGGCTGCTTGGTTGAGGTTACATTATCTGTACagcaaaaagtgaaaaaaagtgGACAAATCAGTCAAGAGGCTGAGCAAAAAGCACTTTCTGTTGGAACACCAAATCCTACTGAGATGAGCATCCAACATCAAAGAAGTTTCCTTAGGGAAGTCAGCCTTGAGTTAAGTCCAGTAGGCAACTGAGCAAGGACtttgggaaggaaggagctTTGCAATTCAAACCACAAACTCTATTTGCAGTAGAGCACACACAACCAACATTCCTGCCCTCAAAGACAGTGAGATGGAAAGCTTCAGGAATACCCACCGTGCTTCCTGCCAAGCAGATAACCAAAGCTGATGACAGCAAAAAGTAACACAAAGTAGGTttaatgaccaaaaaaaattgtataatGTTATCATCTAATTCAGATTGAAAACTACTCAAAGGGAATATTCATACAGTTTATTCCCCAGTTATGtaaaaatcatataaaataaaGTACTTCAGTGacaaagtaatttcttctgctgttatACTTGTCAACAGCCTCACTACTACTACTTAAAAGTGAGTAAGAATCTAAAGAGTTTTGTTCTGAGagttattttaaatcaaaactgcTGTAGATGAAGCGACAAACCCTGAGTAGGTTTCACTTATTGGCAAGAATATGGCAAGTCTCTCCTCCTGTCTGATGTCCCCAGGAACACAAGAAGAATACAACACCAAAGGGCAACACAAACCCCAGTGGCACTCTTGTGATCCTTGAGTCCTTGCCATCTCCCCTTGGCTTCCCTTCCTCTAAGGGCACAATTGCTTAGCCTCACGTGCTGTGCAGTCAAATGAagatttgttcttttctcttcctgaatAAAAGGCTGTGAAGCTGGAATTACAGTTTTAAACTgagaggaaagggggaaagaacaaaaatccaTTTATGTGCTATCTACTGGTATTTTCATAGATTTCCTACTTCTAATTGGCTATGTTTACAAGAGCCAACAAAAAGGTTCTGGTTAGCTACTCTGCACATTGGAAAACTAGCATTCACCATACCCAACTGTACTGTTCTTCCAGAAGAACTGCCAGGGAGTCAGGCTACCAGAACCCTGCCCAAGCTAGCCAAGGAATAAGCAAAAGGCTTTTACTCCTTACTCCTGATCTGAAGTAATCAAAAAAAGAATCCCAAAAGTCAAATTCTGCTCCTGTTGCTGCACAACCTGGAATGATGATCGGAGTTAACATAACTGAGCtagagaggggaaggaaaaacaatggATACTGTGCTTGTAgctttttccagggaaattcagagatgctgaaattaaaggaatattGGAATGTAAAAGGCATTAGGGTTACATTTCTATTTCCCTTATACAAAGGAATTCTGTAAACATTATGAAAGGCCTACGAAAAGACTGGCATAGATCCTTTGACAGATGTAAATTAGGTTTTGAACTTGCTCCCGGATAAAAAAAGACACACATCAGTTTAGACACTTGTCTTAGATCAGCCAGGGAAAACAAGGATCAGTCTTCTTTAATTACCAGTCTCTCTTGAGCATTTAAGCAAATCTTTTCAAGAAGAGTAATAGTCAACACATTTATTTCAACACTAACATCTAAATCCTGGGAGATAAAAAATGCGCCAGGACATAGCACTTGAATCTGCGTAACTGATTCATCCCAACATCAGTGCCATCAGTGCCAAGgtggcatttttcatttaaatgccTTTGCAACAGTAATTCTGGCAAGTAATGCTTGTCAAAAATCTCCCTTTGATACCATCTGCAAAAGGGgatctttaatattttttttttagaggatCCTTACAGGTAGGTGGTACTGAGCTTTATAAATTATCAGAAGGACATCTGAATTTAAGATTTtggattaattaatttcttagtAGCTTTCTGGAAGCCATAGAGCTATTTGCCTTCACTGTGAGCTTAGACTGTACAGCCAAGTAGATCTAGGTTTTTACTACATCAAAATCTTTGTGGTTCAAGTCAGGGATACACTTGCCATGCAAACACAATGCTCTTAAACAACTAAACTCTTGGTAGATTGAGGAAAAGATGCTTCAGTTCCCACTAGAGTACACTGGGAAGCCATCACCTTAAACAATGGCTCCAGCAAGAGAGTTTGgtaaaaagaaaggggaaaacagTTAAACACCATCTCACACAGCAGAGAATCTGCTCAGATATTAAACTGACCACTGCAATGCTGTGGGAGTGAATGATTATCTGTAGCACAGAAGATAAAGAGTGCAGAGTAGCCCAGGAATTTGGAAACAGACTGCTCAGCACTTGTTTGGAGCTAGCAGCAGGATTGTTTCACACTTTCCTTGCTACCACAGGCAATAAAACATTGTGCTTTCTCCTCTATGCAGAGAAGTTCACTGGTGTGTGCTAGAGTtttagcagaaagaaaactgattccacttacaaagaaacaaacagaaatgttgGAATTTAACTTAGTTCAGAGGAAAGCATCTTCTCCCTGACCCAGGCTGCTTAAAAACAACAGCCCACTTCTACCTTATGACAGTTTGTCTTTTGAGAAAGGACATacataaattctttttttgtttgcctaCCATGCCCTTTGCATTGCTCTTATGCTACAGCTGGAGGACAAGAGAAACATCTcactttctgtgaaaaatatcaGCTTCCTACCTTGCAGTCATGACAAAGGAAAAGTTCTCAGGTTCCTGGTAGCTGAAAACATCAATGGACCTTATTTTACAAGTGCTTTTCCAACAGAAACAagttttttcagatgaaaatgtcCCTTTCATGTAATTTAAGGGAAGACTATCAGTATAGACTGAGAATTAAATACTTCATTGAAGATGCAAACATTTCATGATTAGTCCACAGCTATGTTTGCTTTTAGAATTACATCTTTCAGATGTCTCATAAATCTAAAATTTTGCAagagagacaggaaaagaaagaataccAATAATTCCATTACCCAAGGCAAACAGTGCAATGATTAAGTGACACAAAGCTATTCAAAAATCTCCCAAGTGGCTGGTAAGAAATCAGTTTTCAACTCTAGAACTGGCACCCTAAGCTCTTTACTTTACAGACTTCACACATTACTTTGGAACTTCTGCAAAACCAAATGCATGAATTTATGCAAGAATCACCATAACAAATTGTGGACCTCTGCCCAGTTCTTCTGTCAGGCTGAATTTCATTTGATCACAAGCCCCCTGTCCCACAGACACCACTGCTTACAAACCCAAGCAACTGCAGACGCTGGGTGTAACACAAGGAGCTCCTAACAAGCAGCTGAAAGGCACGTGTTCAAAACAGAAGTAGGAAACTACACAACACAGTGATCTCAACACAGTTCCATCTAGAACTTCCTAGAACTTTGTGAGGCATCCAGTATTCCTGTTAGGACAGGCAGACTGAAACACATTTCTTCACAGCATCCCTACaggcaggagaaagaaaaaaacacaagagaatCAGAGTCCCCTCAGTTGCATTATTTAATAAGAGTCATTCTGTGCTCCTATCCCACTGACACTGAGAacaattttctgtgtgattAAACCTCAAAATGACAAAGAGTAAGAGTGTTGGGAAGCTTACCTTGCATATGGTATGAAGGAAATGCTGTACCTaagaagaaagattttgaaAGTTACTTTTCACATCAGATTTTATTAGTCACAAACAAGAACAACCCCTCTGATATTCTAAACTGCAAGTTACATAGCCAAAAGGAAGCTGTGAGTTTGTGAGTAACAGGAAAGAGTATCATTGAAAGCCATCCTAGCCCAACCAGAGTATGAAACACTATGGCAAAATAGAGGGGGATGTTGTGGAAGCATTTTAAACACAGCTCTCCTGCATCCAGTATCCTTCATGGTCCAACACCTACAGGTAGGCAAGATTAGTGTTGAGGGCTGGCTACATGTCCATATCAGTTTGTGCACTCCTTTGGTGACCTTGCACAGGCCATGTGTTAACATGAAGAACACTGACAACTTGATTGGCATAAACAGAGCTCTGAATGAAACAAATTCAGGACAGGGTAAAAGAGGAATAGCAGACAGCAGGCAACAAATAgatttaaaagggaaagaaaaaaaacaagctcaGTTCAAGCCCAGAGAAATCAAATGAACTTTCACTAGAAATGGAGCCCTGAGCTCTATCTCCAAAGCCTCTGTAGTGGTGTGAGAAACCAAGAAGTAGGAAAAGGTCAGCTCCTCACTGATGCATTTTCTAGAATCTAAGGGactgaaaaggtgaaaattttCCTTCCACCCAACTCGACATCAAAATCCACTCACAATTCAGCTACTGATGTCAGGTTCAACAGAAAGTGGAGTGTGTAGGGAGGAAATCACTCACCATGCCATTGCAAAAAACTGTAAGATACAGAAAAGCAGTGCAAGTCCCGCCTTGCGCCactggagggagaggagaggggacGGGGgaagaaacacagcacagacaacAGTGTAagaatttaacttttaaaatactatattcttataaatatatataatatattattatatgatatatttttatattatatattttatcttatatattatatattacatattatatatacagCTATATTAACTACAGTTATATATACATACAGGACTCCAGTACTCACCCAGAAAGCAGAACACAGTGTTAGTATGAGGCACAactagaagaaaacaaattattttaattaaaaatagaattaattcCAGTTTCTATAAATATTGCAACAATGTAATGGGGTCcttcacagagaaagaaattaataacatcatttcacagttttatttaattctgcACTATAGGAGTTCCTTGTATTTAAAAGTtccttgtatttaaaatgttcttgctATTATATTTCTGAAGTGAATTAAAGCAATCAGGAAACATCATCTTGGTATCTCCAGAAAGTGATTTTATGGCTGCAAAGGAGCAAGAGGAACAGGTTCCTGCAGCTCTTTTGCAGGTCTCTACGCCATCCCACACACTTACACTTCTTGGGAACACATACCACATTTCACCATTTTGTAAGACCTTTCAAATACTTTTCAGTTACCTCTCTTAGTCCTTCTGCTTCTGCACAGTTCCTGATGATTACATGGTTACCACAGCATTGAAGTTATGTCATTATTTAAAAGCTCACCAATTAAAACTATGCTACACTTTCAAGAACTTTGGGCTGTTGCTTAGTAGCTCTCCTGTGTATATATTTAAGTAAGGCCTAGTCATTCAAACAAaccctttttctgttttcactatGTGCACTGTGTCTCTCTTTCTTTACTACAGGTAAAATCTTGGAGGGTAGTAggattattttctgctttaatccTCAGTTTTAACAGAAGCCTCCTATTAGTTTTCAATTTAAGATATGACAGCTCATTTGTATATGATAAGATGCTGATAATTCATCTTCTTCATCAGCACCTAACAGCCTTTACATGTACACATGTACATGGTACACATGTACCACTGTGCTACTAGAGATTATAATGTACATCCTTCTActagaatagaaaaaaaacaactatatAGTACTGCATATTTAAACACTAAGACATGCATTGCCAAAGAAGTCATACACTTGAGTTCAACCAGTACTGACAATAAATGCAGCTCTCCCATTACTTTTAAGGTGGTGATTTGTATAGTGGTCTAAATACTGCATCATGCATCTAATGGCAGGCTTTATCCCAGTGAAAACACATTCCAGGAATTCTCCTGGCTCCAGGCATCCTGAATGcatacaaacacaaacacaaacacacaaacacacacacacacacacacacacacactagCTTCTTGCTTGGATCTGCAAGCATACACAGACAATTTCTCAAGCTCTGCAGTATCTCTGCATGTGCaaagagaaattgaaaagtGCTGATGCCAAACAAACACTGATGACATTCAGATTAAAAATGGGAGGTTCATGCAAGTTAAAGCACCTTTCAACTTTCTGACTTGCCAGGAGAAGACAGGAAAGttgcagagacaaaaaaaaaccccgtGTACTTTAAAGAAAAGTCAATCTGAAACTTAGCAGTAACTTTCAGACACAGAAGCTCACACAACACAAGGCTTGCTGTAACTTCtatcttctgaaaataaaataattctaaggATGACTCCACTGAATGTTGAATTTGCAATTTCAGTCAGTCATACAAGTTTCAAAACCTGAAGCTATCAGCCAGCTGGGATGATCCGTAATGCAAGGTGACCAAGACAGTTTCCTCAGCTGCTTTGTCATGAAGACATGATCTTATCAAGGTAGAAATACCTACACAGCTCTTTCAAGGCAGTCAGACAGAATATAAATGGACAAAATTATGCAAAGTAAAATATCCAGCAAAATCCAAAggacaacttaaaaaaaactaGTTTCCCATCATTCACTTCTTAGGCAACACGTAAATATGATGCTGTGACCTCAAGTACCCTAAAAGAGCACATGCATGGTTCACACACACCAGTCACAGACCCTTAATGCTCATTTAGCAAAACAAGCTGGCTTCAGCTCAGTCTTGCCTAACAGAGAggtgctttctccttttttttttccctacactTACCTTTCCACTACAGCAGATGTGCAGTGTTtgacattttaagaaaatacaaaaaaaaccactcacCAAAAAACCACTCCCAGACACATCCTGAGCCATAGCTGGATCAATGGGTATGGAAGGACTTCACAAGGAAAATTGTTGCCAGGTTTGTGTGAGTTAAAATCCTTGGATACTCACCAGCATAACAATAGTAGCGATCAAACGAGTAGGCTCAAACATCCGCTTCAGTTGTTTCATTGGTCCCATAAGAAACATAGTGCTGTGAAAAACAAGTCCAGATgaacacagaaaagagaaaagcaaaagcaaaactctGTAAGATTAAGCAGTCTGCTGCCGTAGGGGCATCAATACCCTGTGTTGTTATGGTAATCAGTGCAGCATAACAAAAGAAATGGGATTATGCAATGAGACAAAATccattccctcttttctttGTGCAAGGTATTTACAATTTTATTCACATTTGTTCTATTCAAATTAACAGAAGCAGAATTATCAAGTTAGAAGCATAGTCCAAGGCCAGCTCCAATCAGATCATCCTTGACAGATGCTTTTCTAacctgcttttcaaaaatgctttttaaatctgtttctcaAGAATACCATCCACAGAGGCTCTGCATGGATTGCCAGGTAATCCAGCTCAATTCCTCTACATAAAAGACTGTTTTCAGGCCTGGATCCGTTCTCTGATCCCTTACCAGATCTGCAGCCTCATTTAGAGCCCTGGTGATGGATACTGGATGAATTACACAAGGTGGAAGTTTTATCTAAAGTGATATTTCCGCCTCATATactatattatttttccttattagCATATTACTTCCAATTACATTATTTATGCTTTCTTGCGTCATGCTAAGTTTCCACAATCAGAAAGCTGTGCCTGTCACTGAATATGTAGGGCTTTGCTTCAAGAACCTCAATGGCCATGAAGTCTTACTACATATGCTTGCCCTGACAGACTGCCCAAACATATTcaccaaaacacacagaacactTCCAAATGCAAAATggcaaagaattatttttatctggGGTAAGAGCATccaacaaaatcaaaaaacctCAACGCTCACAGCACGAGTGTTGTTCTTGTTTACTGATGAGCAACTTTTTTGAATGCATTACTAAGAAcaataaacaaattaaacaatattaaaattttctttaccATTTCAGATTGCTACAGAAACGATGTTCTGTAGAATTCAACAAGAAAATTATCTACAAAAGCAAATCTCTCACAAATGCAACAGTTTCTACCACTCGTGCACTAtcattctgcttttgtttctcatcTGTATTAGGGAAATGATATATAAAGATGGTTACCTCCCAATAGATGCAATATTCCCCAGGGtataaaacactgcaaagaGCACCAGCCCTTTCTTTGGTATCCATAGCAGACAACTACCCTAGAAAGGAACATTTAGAGAAAAGTGGGGGGGGAGAAATTAACAGGTTTAAAATtgaaacaaatatatatatccAAGAAGTGTCAAGTCACAAAAGAAATCTTAGGAAGACTTCAAGCCAAACTGCAGAATTATGCATACGAAAGTAAATCGCATTTATTGTCATTCTTGTTAAGAGTCGGCATATTCCATCTAACTGGAACCGAGTCAAACGGCTCGGCAGACTCGGAAAAATCAAGcaacagcacagagagaggCTGTAATTATCTGGGCTCCTGAAACTCAAATACTGGGGGGATCTGGCAAAACGTCCTTACCAAGATCGAGCACAGGCATCCGATGGCAAAACACGCAATGAAACCTTTCACTCGGGTGCCCCAACCTAACGAAGTCGCGTCGATAACCTGGAAAcgaggggaaaaaacaaaagcgAAACTTGTTTACTTGTAGCTCTTGCCTCCTACCGAGCGCGAAAACTTCCTCTCAGACTCGGCTCCGTGTCCTGCCCAGGCACCCTCCCGAGTGTCCCGCGGCAAGCGGGGGATGCCGAGCCCCGGGACGCGCGGGGCGGCGCTGGGGGAGCCCCCGCGGGACCGCCCGCCCGCCCACGCCACCGGCGTCTTCCCCGGGGCGCAGCTCCGCCACCGCCGAGCGCCCCGGGGAGGGGAGCTCGGGTCCCCCCGCCCGGGTCCCCCCGCCCGGGAGCGCTACCTCGGCCAGGCCGCTCGGCTCCTCCGCGTCGCGGCCGCTCAGCACCCGCTTCAGCTTGTCCATGGCTTCACAGCCCGCCCGGCCGGCCGGCCGGAacgccctgccctgccctgcccttcccttccctgcccttccctccccagggaCTACCAGCCCCGGCAGGCACCGCGCCCACCTGCGCGCCGCAGGTAGGGGCAGGCCGGCGGGGCGGCGCGCAGGCTGCCGGGGGATGTAGTCCGGATGTGGATGGATCCTCTCTCCCGCCAGCACTTCCCAATCCATCACTTGGCAGTAGCCAAACTCATTTTATAGTCACAGTGAGGTTTCATTTTAATCCCACGACTATGGCTCTTCTCCCGCTCACTTTATTTTCGTAATGAGCCGAACAGTCTCCTGCCAGACAAAGGTATGTGGATACAATGTCTTACTAGCAGCCAAAATTCAGCAGCACAGGTAGTTATTTCAATCTATTTTGCTCAGTTAAAAACAGAACTGTAAATGTTTAGTACGTTTTATTTAGCAACATACAAGGAACAATATAAACTGCCACATAAAACTTGACACAAAACAGCTGGAGAATCACCCCACTCCCTCCCCCCGAAGTTATTTCTTCAAAGTGGTacttttctgtggaaattttGTGCCAGAGAGCTTGCTGAACGCCAGTTTATACTGCTGCTTCTTGGTAATCTGTGTGGTGTAAGAAAGTCACAAAGTGCTCCAATTCTGAACTTGTTGTAACTTTAACTTCCTAAAGGTGTTCTTGTGATTTCCCCAACACCTGTGTTCCACTGAAATGCACAATACCCTTTAGAACAGATGGAGAGCACGTACCTATAGTCAGGATACAAGTCCATTCCATAAAACTTTACCAATGGGTCACAAATTAGGATGTATGATGGACAAGAGAAAATACACAGTATAAGCTAAACATGCAGAGTGCCCTTTccactgctccctccctcaCTCAGTGGTTTTTCCACCCACACTCTATTTCAGCCCAAAGGAGTTTAATGTTAGCATCACTGACCAAGCCCAAATTAGAGTTTGAATTAAAAGATGCAGTTATAGTTTCCTTCATGCCAGCACTACATGACCTCTGCTCCCAGTCACACCAGCTATAAAGTGTGTTTCTATAAGCCCTAAGGCATGTATACTAATATATGCTTAGAGTAAAAGAAGTGCCATGATTTACTTCTaccagaaaaatctcttcacCCCCATTTGTTGTTCCCTTCCTTTTCACTCTTTCCTCATTTCCCTCTATCACTGGATTGGACCAAAATAATCTTCTATTACCAAATGGATTTTAATCTCTTCCATGCTGTACTCAATGGCAATCCCCTTCTTCATCCTGACACTAAAATGTTTAGGAAATAAGAGCACgaagataaaaaaaagccaacagaaTTTAGGACTGTAATGGGGAACACTTCTATTTTGAAGTGGTGAAAAATTCATTCACCCAGATCATGTCTGATAATTCTTACAGCTGACAACTTCTCTCAGaaactgtttcatttcagttttcttcactCATCCTATGGATCATTCTTTTGCAGTAATCCTTTGCAAAGGATTCCAAAGATAAGGCTGAAGGtgtactcagaaaaaaaatactctaatCAATAACTTTGTACAAACTAATCCTCACAGTCCCTCTGTGAGGTAGGCATATATTAACTCTCATTTTTACATACAGGGAATGGAGGCATAGAGAAAGGTCTTCCACAGTTAATCAGTGACACAAGAAAAACTGCAGGCAGTTCCTGCCTTTCCATCTGCTATAGAATTAACTAGACCAGGCTTCCTCAAATAGAAGTGTAATTTATGTGTTATTTGTTTTTACTAAGGAAACAGTCACTCAGATgacagtagattttttttctcccctaaaaACCTCAGAGTCTTCTCTACATGAAAAAGAGTTCACAAAAGATATGGTTTTGTGGTGGGTTGCTTCTAGTAAGCCATGCAGTGTATAAtacaaagatttttaaacaaaaacaccaaGATATCAGGATGTGTTATCTGCAAGCACCTTGCACCACAAGGCCTGCTTTTCACTGCAGTTACTTGCTTCCTGCACTGAGTGTCAGCAGCAAACCCAGACAAGCCTGCTCAGCTGCCCCATTCTTAGGCCAAACCAGTAACACATTGCAGGATTTCCAAAAGCAATAGAAGTATTTCAGTTTCATCTACAGAGTGTTGAAACCATGACAATACAAGTGATCACAACATtagaagaatattaaaataaaccaaattatgTATCTGGAATATATATTAGCATCCTTCTAATGCCATACAGGATCTTTTTCGAACTCAAAATGCCAGCATCCTTTAGGGATCAGACTTCCTCAGCCTTAAGCCCTACTGCAGTTTTGCAATTTGGCAGTCAGGGCAGTAGAACCATCACATGTGGGCACATCCAAGAGAAGGCCAGTGCAGGACAATGCCTTTCCAGCATCATACATgactggagcagcacagggacccCAAGTCAGAGTCCCAGAACTGCACAGAGAATCCCCAAACTTCCCAGAGAACTCCAGCTGACATCAGATTAAATTAGCATTGGTGAAGAGACTTACTAGGGTCTCTCTGTTAacctccagctctcctcctgctctggagtTAATGCCTCACAAATGATTTTACCTTTATATGGTGtcaaacaaatgtatttttcttccttacacCTACACCTATCctcaaattaatatttttaggTGAGACTCTGGATCAGAAACTACAAGAAGTAACTTTGTTGGTTATCAGTAGGGGCAGCCAAGCAAAATGGGTAGTTTAAGACTGACAGatcaaaataaatgcagaggatttttttttttttactgtggattatttctcaataaaaataaaatgccagtTTTACAACTCTGGTAGTTTCTTAGTATCTGAAGCAGCACTAACAAAATCTTCATAGAAGTATTAGCAGATGGGGGCCCAGACAATACTCCTGCCTGCTTGGTGAACTAAACAGAACCCAGACTCCCAACAGTCATTTCTCCAATGCTGTTGAAAACTGTAACTCGCCACCAGTCTATCATCAACTCCAGACacaggttaaaaaaacaaaatccaaacaaaaaacaccattAGCAAAACCTGCTTGAAATGTTTTCTCCCAAAGGCTACAGAAAAATTAGCCAAATTCTTCATTCCACTAGTAGTGAAATGTCCCCCCCATGACAACAGTTGTGATCACATTATCTCCAGTCTACTTCAAGTCCTTATGAAGTCACATTTATTTAGACTTAGCACATGTGGTTTCCAGTGATGTTTCTGGTTTGGgctccagcttctctgggaattctagTTTCTCACAGATTGTCTCCTTTATGGGTAGATACTGAGAGATCTCGTTAGGTTCCGTGAACAGGGAAGGTGGAACAttctaaaaagtaaaaaatttacatgaaacaagtgaaagaaaaaaggggataagaaaatgtattcaaaCTCCAAACTTTTATAGgcaattaatttataatttactGCATTTAAACACCACTAGAGACAAACTTTTTAGAGGCAAAGGAATAAtaagggagaaggaaaggtaCAAGAAATGGAAGGTCAGGCATTTGTCACGAATAAAAATCAACAGCTGCAACTCCAAATGTGCCACAAATTATTCTGAGCCATTACCAGAGTTTTAAGGTGACCTATTAACCTCAAACAtttgagaaaaac
This genomic interval carries:
- the SFT2D2 gene encoding vesicle transport protein SFT2B isoform X2, which gives rise to MDKLKRVLSGRDAEEPSGLAEVIDATSLGWGTRVKGFIACFAIGCLCSILGSCLLWIPKKGLVLFAVFYTLGNIASIGSTMFLMGPMKQLKRMFEPTRLIATIVMLLCLILTLCSAFWVQHFLHTICKGCCEEMCFSLPVLTGILDASQSSRKF
- the SFT2D2 gene encoding vesicle transport protein SFT2B isoform X1, with product MDKLKRVLSGRDAEEPSGLAEVIDATSLGWGTRVKGFIACFAIGCLCSILGSCLLWIPKKGLVLFAVFYTLGNIASIGSTMFLMGPMKQLKRMFEPTRLIATIVMLLCLILTLCSAFWWRKAGLALLFCILQFFAMAWYSISFIPYARDAVKKCVSVCLS